A genome region from Rhizobium sp. ACO-34A includes the following:
- a CDS encoding type I secretion system permease/ATPase → MRSTPGVSELRKALRKSAAGFIAIGIFSFFANLLVFTGPLYMMQVYDRVLSSRSEATLVALTGLIAGLYFVMGVLDHVRARVAARIGARFQATFDKRVFNAVLDRNTLEARGVSGASGMRDLDAIQKMLSSPAVFTFFDIPWTPLFVLVIFSFHPWMGVLGLAGGLVLVALTWLNQNGTKDQQDRAMVAGRMSEEMTQTLQKENETVRALGMRGAVADRWENLRMRALDANIGYSDKNGFYSVASKTFRTFFQSGILALGAWLVLSNEITSGAMLASSIIIGRALAPIEGAIGHWALLQRAVKGWRQLSELLARMPAEEIRTTLPKPRAILDVEQVTVTPPGEKVATLRLLSFSLQPGHALGVIGQSASGKSTLARLLTGIWVPAGGKVRLDGASLEQYGSDGLGEHVGYLPQDVVLFEGTIAENIARMETRPDPAKVVEAAKKAGAHDLILRLPDGYDTRLPSVGSKLSGGQKQRIALARALYGDPVLVVLDEPNSNLDADGSMALNMAIRGLKADEKSVIIMAHRPAAIEECDLILILENGQRAAFGPRDEVLRAHLRNHTQVVGGGK, encoded by the coding sequence ATGCGTTCCACACCCGGCGTCAGCGAACTCAGGAAGGCCTTGCGAAAAAGCGCCGCGGGCTTCATCGCCATCGGTATCTTCAGCTTTTTCGCAAACCTGCTCGTCTTTACCGGGCCGCTCTACATGATGCAGGTCTACGACCGGGTGCTCTCTTCCCGATCCGAGGCGACACTGGTCGCACTGACCGGGCTGATTGCCGGCCTCTACTTCGTCATGGGTGTTCTCGATCATGTCCGCGCCCGCGTTGCGGCTCGCATCGGCGCCCGTTTCCAGGCGACGTTCGACAAGCGCGTGTTCAACGCGGTTCTCGATCGCAACACGCTGGAAGCCCGCGGGGTCTCCGGGGCGAGCGGCATGCGCGACCTCGATGCGATACAGAAAATGCTGTCATCGCCGGCGGTCTTCACATTCTTCGACATTCCCTGGACACCACTCTTCGTGCTGGTGATCTTCTCCTTCCACCCATGGATGGGCGTGCTCGGCCTCGCTGGCGGCCTCGTGCTGGTGGCGCTGACCTGGCTTAACCAGAACGGCACCAAGGACCAGCAGGACAGGGCCATGGTCGCCGGGCGGATGAGCGAGGAGATGACCCAGACACTCCAGAAGGAAAACGAAACGGTGCGCGCCCTAGGCATGCGCGGAGCCGTCGCTGACCGATGGGAGAACCTGCGCATGCGGGCGCTCGACGCCAATATCGGTTATTCTGACAAGAACGGCTTCTATTCGGTCGCTTCCAAGACCTTCCGGACGTTCTTCCAGTCGGGCATCCTCGCGCTCGGCGCGTGGCTGGTTCTCAGCAACGAGATCACCTCTGGTGCCATGCTTGCGAGTTCCATCATCATTGGCCGGGCGCTTGCACCCATCGAAGGCGCCATCGGCCATTGGGCGCTCCTGCAACGCGCCGTCAAAGGCTGGCGGCAACTTTCCGAGCTTCTGGCGCGCATGCCTGCCGAGGAAATTCGCACGACGCTGCCGAAACCGCGCGCCATTCTCGATGTCGAGCAGGTTACCGTCACCCCTCCGGGTGAAAAGGTCGCGACCCTCCGCCTCCTGAGTTTCTCCCTGCAGCCAGGGCATGCACTGGGCGTCATCGGGCAGAGCGCATCGGGGAAATCGACGCTCGCCCGGCTCCTGACCGGCATCTGGGTCCCCGCAGGCGGCAAGGTCCGTCTGGATGGTGCGTCGCTCGAGCAATATGGCAGCGACGGCCTTGGCGAACATGTCGGATACCTGCCGCAGGATGTCGTCCTGTTCGAAGGCACGATTGCCGAAAACATTGCCCGCATGGAGACGAGGCCGGACCCGGCCAAGGTCGTGGAAGCCGCCAAGAAGGCCGGTGCCCATGATCTCATCCTCCGCCTGCCCGACGGTTACGACACGCGCCTTCCGTCCGTCGGCAGCAAGCTCTCGGGTGGTCAGAAGCAACGGATTGCGCTCGCCCGCGCACTCTATGGCGATCCGGTTCTGGTCGTTCTGGATGAGCCGAACTCCAATCTCGACGCCGATGGATCCATGGCTCTCAACATGGCCATCCGCGGCCTGAAAGCCGATGAAAAATCGGTGATCATCATGGCGCATCGCCCGGCCGCGATCGAGGAATGCGACCTGATCCTTATTCTGGAAAACGGCCAGCGCGCCGCCTTCGGCCCGCGCGACGAAGTGCTGCGGGCGCATCTGCGCAACCATACCCAGGTCGTGGGAGGCGGAAAATGA
- a CDS encoding LysR family transcriptional regulator, producing MSVTQLRAFHYVAMAGGYSQAAREISISQSTLSAQVRQLEASSGLSLFERTPRGVILTPDGRALYNITSRLFAALGQATNLLKSQRSGAGRLRVCADGVTHALPILARLRERRPELNFQLVIQNSDRVVEHLVQQQADVGISANPLRDERLYVRPLINLRIGAFVPKTHPWAERQHIDMADLMNCPFVLREQGSRTRAVFEENLAEHNIRLGPVLEVTSREGVREAVANGFGVGVIVDTEFGYDSRLHYLPIRDAAIMLKEHLICLEERRRQPMIADFITCAIEMFGSSMQTA from the coding sequence TTGTCCGTTACACAGCTGCGCGCTTTCCATTATGTCGCCATGGCAGGCGGATACTCGCAGGCGGCAAGGGAGATATCGATCAGCCAGTCGACGCTGTCCGCACAGGTGCGTCAACTCGAGGCTTCCTCGGGCCTTTCGCTGTTCGAACGCACTCCTCGTGGCGTTATTCTGACGCCCGACGGCCGCGCGCTCTATAACATCACCTCGCGCCTGTTTGCCGCGCTTGGACAGGCAACCAATCTTCTGAAATCACAACGCAGCGGCGCCGGACGGTTGCGCGTCTGTGCCGACGGCGTCACCCACGCGCTGCCTATCCTGGCGAGACTGCGCGAACGGCGGCCGGAGCTGAATTTCCAGCTCGTCATCCAGAACTCCGACCGCGTGGTCGAACATCTCGTGCAACAGCAGGCGGATGTCGGGATCAGCGCCAATCCCTTGCGCGACGAACGCCTCTATGTCAGGCCGCTCATCAATCTGCGGATCGGAGCCTTCGTTCCCAAGACCCATCCCTGGGCGGAACGTCAACATATCGACATGGCCGACCTGATGAACTGCCCCTTCGTTCTGCGGGAACAGGGATCGCGCACCAGGGCTGTCTTCGAGGAGAACCTGGCGGAGCATAACATCCGTCTCGGTCCTGTTCTCGAGGTGACCAGCCGGGAAGGCGTGCGCGAAGCCGTCGCGAACGGCTTTGGTGTGGGCGTGATCGTCGATACCGAGTTCGGTTACGACAGCCGGCTGCATTATCTGCCGATCCGCGATGCGGCGATCATGCTCAAGGAACACCTCATCTGTCTGGAAGAGCGGCGGCGCCAGCCGATGATCGCCGACTTCATCACCTGTGCGATCGAAATGTTCGGCTCCTCGATGCAGACCGCCTGA